One part of the Glycine max cultivar Williams 82 chromosome 14, Glycine_max_v4.0, whole genome shotgun sequence genome encodes these proteins:
- the LOC100801589 gene encoding nucleobase-ascorbate transporter 1 isoform X3, giving the protein MADITHLPMEQLQDLECCLDSNPPWAEAILLAFQNYILMLGTSVMIPSWIVHAMGGSDGDKARVIQTLLFVAGINTLLQTLFGTRLPTVVGGGSSAYIYPIAYIITDSSLQQISDSHERFIQTMRAIQGALIVASSIQIILGYSQVWGLFSRFFSPLGMAPVVGLVGLGLFQRGFPVLGDCVEIGIPMLLLVIGLSQYLKHVRPFRDIPIFERFPVLICVPFVWIYAVILTASGAYRHKPDITQHSCRTDRANLISTAPWYLKKPVLISSDRFKGFAASEVFSCCSRFMFPYPFQWGPPTFSVGHSFAMMSAVIVSMVESTGAYMAASRLAIATPPPAYVLSRGIGWQGIGVLLDGLYGTAIGSTISVENVGLLGLTRVGSRRVVQISAGFMIFFSILGKFGAVFASIPFPIFAALYCILFGLVASIGISFLQFTNMNSIRNLIIIGLTLFLGISVPQFFNQYWTPSRRGLVHTNAGWFNAFLNTLFSSPPTVGLIVAVFLDNTLEVERSKKDRGMPWWVKFRTFKGDNRNEEFYTLPFNLNRFFPPT; this is encoded by the exons CTGAAGCTATCCTACTagcatttcaaaattatatattgatgCTGGGAACAAGTGTGATGATTCCATCATGGATTGTTCATGCCATGGGAGGAAGTGAC GGTGACAAGGCACGGGTAATACAGACTCTGCTTTTTGTAGCTGGCATTAACACACTTCTCCAAACGCTTTTTGGAACCAGATTGCCTACAGTCGTTGGAGGAGGTTCATCTGCGTATATATATCCAATTGCTTATATCATCACTGACTCATCGTTGCAACAAATTAGTGACTCTCATGAA AGATTTATACAAACAATGCGAGCAATACAAGGAGCTTTGATTGTAGCATCAAGTATTCAGATAATCTTGGGTTACAGCCAAGTCTGGGGACTCTTTTCGAG ATTTTTCAGTCCCCTTGGCATGGCACCTGTAGTTGGATTGGTTGGATTAGGATTATTTCAACGTGGATTCCCTGTG ttgGGGGACTGTGTAGAAATTGGTATACCAATGCTGTTGTTAGTAATTGGTTTGTCACAA TATCTAAAGCACGTGAGACCATTTAGAGATATCCCTATCTTTGAACGTTTTCCAGTGTTGATTTGTGTCCCATTTGTTTGGATCTATGCTGTTATCTTGACCGCCAGTGGAGCTTACCGACACAAGCCAGACATAACACAACATAGCTGTCGAACAGACAGAGCAAATCTGATATCAACTGCCCCATGGTACCTGAAAAAACCTGTACTAATTTCTTCTGATAGGTTCAAAGGTTTTGCTGCTTCTGAGGTTTTTTCTTGTTGTTCTAGGTTCATGTTCCCATATCCTTTCCAATGGGGTCCACCTACATTTTCTGTTGGCCATTCATTTGCCATGATGTCAGCAGTTATTGTCTCAATGGTGGAG TCAACTGGTGCATACATGGCGGCCTCTCGGCTAGCAATTGCTACTCCACCTCCTGCATATGTATTAAGTCGAGGCATTGGTTGGCAG GGGATTGGCGTCTTACTTGATGGTCTTTATGGAACAGCGATTGGTTCCACTATTTCTGT GGAAAATGTGGGACTCCTTGGACTAACCCGAGTTGGAAGTCGCAGAGTTGTTCAGATTTCTGCTGGCTTTATGATATTCTTCTCTATTTTAG GAAAATTTGGAGCCGTGTTTGCTTCTATACCCTTCCCAATATTTGCTGCACTGTACTGTATTCTCTTTGGCCTTGTGG CTTCAATTGGAATATCATTTCTTCAGTTCACAAACATGAACTCcataagaaatcttattatCATTGGACTCACACTTTTCCTTGGAATATCTGTTCCTCAATTTTTCAATCAATACTGGACTCCCTCGCGACGTGGCCTTGTTCATACTAATGCTGGATGG TTCAATGCATTCTTAAATACCTTATTCTCATCACCTCCAACAGTGGGTTTGATAGTGGCAGTGTTTCTTGACAACACTCTCGAGGTAGAAAGGTCAAAGAAAGATCGAGGGATGCCATGGTGGGTGAAGTTTAGAACATTCAAAGGAGATAATAGAAATGAAGAATTCTATACTTTGCCATTCAATCTCAATAGATTCTTCCCACCTACTTGA
- the LOC100801589 gene encoding nucleobase-ascorbate transporter 1 isoform X4, with protein sequence MLGTSVMIPSWIVHAMGGSDGDKARVIQTLLFVAGINTLLQTLFGTRLPTVVGGGSSAYIYPIAYIITDSSLQQISDSHERFIQTMRAIQGALIVASSIQIILGYSQVWGLFSRFFSPLGMAPVVGLVGLGLFQRGFPVLGDCVEIGIPMLLLVIGLSQYLKHVRPFRDIPIFERFPVLICVPFVWIYAVILTASGAYRHKPDITQHSCRTDRANLISTAPWYLKKPVLISSDRFKGFAASEVFSCCSRFMFPYPFQWGPPTFSVGHSFAMMSAVIVSMVESTGAYMAASRLAIATPPPAYVLSRGIGWQGIGVLLDGLYGTAIGSTISVENVGLLGLTRVGSRRVVQISAGFMIFFSILGKFGAVFASIPFPIFAALYCILFGLVASIGISFLQFTNMNSIRNLIIIGLTLFLGISVPQFFNQYWTPSRRGLVHTNAGWFNAFLNTLFSSPPTVGLIVAVFLDNTLEVERSKKDRGMPWWVKFRTFKGDNRNEEFYTLPFNLNRFFPPT encoded by the exons atgCTGGGAACAAGTGTGATGATTCCATCATGGATTGTTCATGCCATGGGAGGAAGTGAC GGTGACAAGGCACGGGTAATACAGACTCTGCTTTTTGTAGCTGGCATTAACACACTTCTCCAAACGCTTTTTGGAACCAGATTGCCTACAGTCGTTGGAGGAGGTTCATCTGCGTATATATATCCAATTGCTTATATCATCACTGACTCATCGTTGCAACAAATTAGTGACTCTCATGAA AGATTTATACAAACAATGCGAGCAATACAAGGAGCTTTGATTGTAGCATCAAGTATTCAGATAATCTTGGGTTACAGCCAAGTCTGGGGACTCTTTTCGAG ATTTTTCAGTCCCCTTGGCATGGCACCTGTAGTTGGATTGGTTGGATTAGGATTATTTCAACGTGGATTCCCTGTG ttgGGGGACTGTGTAGAAATTGGTATACCAATGCTGTTGTTAGTAATTGGTTTGTCACAA TATCTAAAGCACGTGAGACCATTTAGAGATATCCCTATCTTTGAACGTTTTCCAGTGTTGATTTGTGTCCCATTTGTTTGGATCTATGCTGTTATCTTGACCGCCAGTGGAGCTTACCGACACAAGCCAGACATAACACAACATAGCTGTCGAACAGACAGAGCAAATCTGATATCAACTGCCCCATGGTACCTGAAAAAACCTGTACTAATTTCTTCTGATAGGTTCAAAGGTTTTGCTGCTTCTGAGGTTTTTTCTTGTTGTTCTAGGTTCATGTTCCCATATCCTTTCCAATGGGGTCCACCTACATTTTCTGTTGGCCATTCATTTGCCATGATGTCAGCAGTTATTGTCTCAATGGTGGAG TCAACTGGTGCATACATGGCGGCCTCTCGGCTAGCAATTGCTACTCCACCTCCTGCATATGTATTAAGTCGAGGCATTGGTTGGCAG GGGATTGGCGTCTTACTTGATGGTCTTTATGGAACAGCGATTGGTTCCACTATTTCTGT GGAAAATGTGGGACTCCTTGGACTAACCCGAGTTGGAAGTCGCAGAGTTGTTCAGATTTCTGCTGGCTTTATGATATTCTTCTCTATTTTAG GAAAATTTGGAGCCGTGTTTGCTTCTATACCCTTCCCAATATTTGCTGCACTGTACTGTATTCTCTTTGGCCTTGTGG CTTCAATTGGAATATCATTTCTTCAGTTCACAAACATGAACTCcataagaaatcttattatCATTGGACTCACACTTTTCCTTGGAATATCTGTTCCTCAATTTTTCAATCAATACTGGACTCCCTCGCGACGTGGCCTTGTTCATACTAATGCTGGATGG TTCAATGCATTCTTAAATACCTTATTCTCATCACCTCCAACAGTGGGTTTGATAGTGGCAGTGTTTCTTGACAACACTCTCGAGGTAGAAAGGTCAAAGAAAGATCGAGGGATGCCATGGTGGGTGAAGTTTAGAACATTCAAAGGAGATAATAGAAATGAAGAATTCTATACTTTGCCATTCAATCTCAATAGATTCTTCCCACCTACTTGA
- the LOC100801589 gene encoding nucleobase-ascorbate transporter 1 isoform X5 — MPWEEVTYAEFLLGDKARVIQTLLFVAGINTLLQTLFGTRLPTVVGGGSSAYIYPIAYIITDSSLQQISDSHERFIQTMRAIQGALIVASSIQIILGYSQVWGLFSRFFSPLGMAPVVGLVGLGLFQRGFPVLGDCVEIGIPMLLLVIGLSQYLKHVRPFRDIPIFERFPVLICVPFVWIYAVILTASGAYRHKPDITQHSCRTDRANLISTAPWYLKKPVLISSDRFKGFAASEVFSCCSRFMFPYPFQWGPPTFSVGHSFAMMSAVIVSMVESTGAYMAASRLAIATPPPAYVLSRGIGWQGIGVLLDGLYGTAIGSTISVENVGLLGLTRVGSRRVVQISAGFMIFFSILGKFGAVFASIPFPIFAALYCILFGLVASIGISFLQFTNMNSIRNLIIIGLTLFLGISVPQFFNQYWTPSRRGLVHTNAGWFNAFLNTLFSSPPTVGLIVAVFLDNTLEVERSKKDRGMPWWVKFRTFKGDNRNEEFYTLPFNLNRFFPPT; from the exons ATGCCATGGGAGGAAGTGACGTATGCTGAATTTCTGCTT GGTGACAAGGCACGGGTAATACAGACTCTGCTTTTTGTAGCTGGCATTAACACACTTCTCCAAACGCTTTTTGGAACCAGATTGCCTACAGTCGTTGGAGGAGGTTCATCTGCGTATATATATCCAATTGCTTATATCATCACTGACTCATCGTTGCAACAAATTAGTGACTCTCATGAA AGATTTATACAAACAATGCGAGCAATACAAGGAGCTTTGATTGTAGCATCAAGTATTCAGATAATCTTGGGTTACAGCCAAGTCTGGGGACTCTTTTCGAG ATTTTTCAGTCCCCTTGGCATGGCACCTGTAGTTGGATTGGTTGGATTAGGATTATTTCAACGTGGATTCCCTGTG ttgGGGGACTGTGTAGAAATTGGTATACCAATGCTGTTGTTAGTAATTGGTTTGTCACAA TATCTAAAGCACGTGAGACCATTTAGAGATATCCCTATCTTTGAACGTTTTCCAGTGTTGATTTGTGTCCCATTTGTTTGGATCTATGCTGTTATCTTGACCGCCAGTGGAGCTTACCGACACAAGCCAGACATAACACAACATAGCTGTCGAACAGACAGAGCAAATCTGATATCAACTGCCCCATGGTACCTGAAAAAACCTGTACTAATTTCTTCTGATAGGTTCAAAGGTTTTGCTGCTTCTGAGGTTTTTTCTTGTTGTTCTAGGTTCATGTTCCCATATCCTTTCCAATGGGGTCCACCTACATTTTCTGTTGGCCATTCATTTGCCATGATGTCAGCAGTTATTGTCTCAATGGTGGAG TCAACTGGTGCATACATGGCGGCCTCTCGGCTAGCAATTGCTACTCCACCTCCTGCATATGTATTAAGTCGAGGCATTGGTTGGCAG GGGATTGGCGTCTTACTTGATGGTCTTTATGGAACAGCGATTGGTTCCACTATTTCTGT GGAAAATGTGGGACTCCTTGGACTAACCCGAGTTGGAAGTCGCAGAGTTGTTCAGATTTCTGCTGGCTTTATGATATTCTTCTCTATTTTAG GAAAATTTGGAGCCGTGTTTGCTTCTATACCCTTCCCAATATTTGCTGCACTGTACTGTATTCTCTTTGGCCTTGTGG CTTCAATTGGAATATCATTTCTTCAGTTCACAAACATGAACTCcataagaaatcttattatCATTGGACTCACACTTTTCCTTGGAATATCTGTTCCTCAATTTTTCAATCAATACTGGACTCCCTCGCGACGTGGCCTTGTTCATACTAATGCTGGATGG TTCAATGCATTCTTAAATACCTTATTCTCATCACCTCCAACAGTGGGTTTGATAGTGGCAGTGTTTCTTGACAACACTCTCGAGGTAGAAAGGTCAAAGAAAGATCGAGGGATGCCATGGTGGGTGAAGTTTAGAACATTCAAAGGAGATAATAGAAATGAAGAATTCTATACTTTGCCATTCAATCTCAATAGATTCTTCCCACCTACTTGA